A genomic stretch from Pararhizobium sp. IMCC21322 includes:
- a CDS encoding YrbL family protein, translating to MNVFDAVLDDRFLLGRGAHRSTYSHPDDDSKLIKVVHYKGRERARNRKRFWSMGRRLDMDGNERELRSIELLKNAGQYDSRFFPAFFGSIETNLGPGLVFEKLGSGHEEQIYDLKVLEQKKIALELLSKEQILEQYDELIAFFVMTDVPNVGLGIENLAVLDRPGHSPQLMCFDLKFLEDRSLVPAADLFSWVSRRRVKRLLERAKTKFSVKLGGHS from the coding sequence ATGAATGTATTTGATGCGGTCCTTGATGACCGGTTTTTACTCGGCCGGGGTGCGCACCGCAGCACTTATTCTCACCCGGATGATGACTCAAAGCTGATCAAAGTCGTTCATTACAAGGGCCGTGAGCGAGCCAGAAATCGAAAACGGTTCTGGTCGATGGGTCGGCGTCTGGATATGGACGGCAATGAGCGCGAGTTGCGGTCTATTGAATTGCTGAAAAATGCCGGTCAGTATGATTCGCGGTTTTTTCCGGCTTTTTTCGGATCGATCGAGACCAATCTTGGCCCAGGACTGGTGTTTGAAAAGCTCGGCTCCGGTCACGAAGAGCAGATTTATGATTTGAAAGTGCTTGAGCAAAAAAAGATCGCTCTTGAATTGCTCTCCAAAGAGCAAATCCTGGAACAATATGATGAATTGATTGCGTTTTTCGTGATGACAGATGTTCCAAATGTGGGCCTTGGAATTGAAAACCTTGCGGTTCTCGATCGCCCCGGCCACTCTCCGCAGCTCATGTGTTTTGATTTGAAATTCCTTGAAGACCGAAGTCTGGTGCCCGCAGCAGATTTGTTTTCCTGGGTCTCAAGACGGCGTGTCAAACGGCTTTTGGAACGCGCAAAGACCAAATTTTCGGTAAAACTCGGTGGGCATTCATAA
- a CDS encoding tetratricopeptide repeat-containing sulfotransferase family protein — MSQKPFKTATLPGNEKITPSNPLQDAFIRLDQSERLRQAGKFEKARKTCLALLKDHPNYMAALHTLGLIYAGMSNYEQALNCLVRAAMQNPRSIATLTALSGVYLELKAPETAAYTLEQARALDPKDVNVLVTLGEIYRAEMEYEDAKQVFAEARTIDPDLAPATAGYGWACSSLGENRDAIAAFERLLTGGDKRFEPLAALAALPTLLLKVDLLDELDAYLKGPDQSDSDPTMIAFIRAAALDKAGRHQEAWDAMIPANKAMLKISRDNAERTRERQSKTLSLLRSNSVKPATDAQGETSPTTLFILGPSRSGKTSMETMVANLKGVKRGYENPCVDTAIRQAFQGAGLLTNRYFEVLPPQLYPQCRKIYLEELNRRAGTAKVFTNTHPSRINDAALMSIVFPNTKFLFVKRNADDIALRIFMRHYQNENSYAYDMDMIREHIDWYHQMMDLMEQKNPENVRIVRYEDMVENPAAALKVAADLCGLPMPKDPVLSVGDDRGCAEPYKDLIAAA; from the coding sequence GTGTCCCAAAAACCCTTCAAAACCGCAACTCTGCCAGGCAACGAGAAAATCACGCCATCCAATCCCTTGCAGGATGCATTCATCAGGCTGGATCAATCGGAGCGGCTGCGTCAGGCTGGCAAATTTGAAAAAGCCCGGAAAACCTGTCTGGCATTGCTTAAGGATCATCCCAATTACATGGCCGCCCTGCACACGCTCGGGCTGATTTACGCTGGCATGTCAAATTATGAGCAGGCGCTGAATTGCCTGGTCCGTGCTGCCATGCAGAACCCGCGCAGCATTGCCACTCTGACCGCATTGAGCGGCGTGTATCTGGAGTTGAAAGCGCCTGAAACCGCAGCCTATACGTTGGAACAGGCCAGAGCACTCGATCCGAAGGATGTCAATGTATTGGTCACACTCGGTGAAATCTACCGTGCCGAAATGGAATATGAGGATGCCAAACAGGTATTCGCCGAGGCTCGGACGATTGATCCTGATCTGGCACCAGCCACCGCCGGATATGGATGGGCCTGTTCATCCCTTGGGGAAAATCGAGATGCAATTGCCGCCTTCGAACGCCTGCTCACCGGTGGCGACAAACGCTTTGAACCTCTCGCTGCGCTCGCGGCCCTGCCAACCCTATTGCTGAAGGTTGATCTTCTGGACGAGCTTGATGCCTATCTGAAAGGGCCTGACCAAAGCGATTCTGACCCCACGATGATTGCCTTTATCCGTGCTGCCGCGCTGGACAAAGCCGGGCGTCACCAGGAAGCCTGGGACGCCATGATTCCGGCGAACAAGGCAATGCTGAAAATTTCAAGGGATAACGCCGAGCGCACGCGCGAACGTCAGAGCAAAACCCTGTCTCTGTTGCGCTCGAATTCAGTAAAACCCGCTACAGATGCACAGGGCGAAACCAGCCCGACAACTTTGTTCATCCTTGGTCCTTCGCGGTCGGGCAAGACATCAATGGAAACGATGGTGGCCAATCTGAAAGGTGTCAAGCGTGGTTACGAAAACCCGTGCGTAGATACGGCCATCCGCCAGGCCTTTCAGGGTGCCGGTCTGTTGACAAACCGCTATTTTGAAGTGCTGCCACCTCAGCTCTATCCCCAGTGTCGAAAAATCTATCTTGAGGAATTGAACAGGCGCGCAGGCACAGCCAAAGTGTTCACCAATACACACCCTTCACGGATCAACGATGCGGCCCTGATGTCGATTGTATTTCCCAATACAAAGTTTCTTTTTGTCAAGCGCAACGCGGATGATATCGCTTTGCGAATCTTCATGCGCCACTACCAGAACGAAAACAGTTATGCATATGATATGGACATGATCCGCGAGCACATAGACTGGTATCATCAGATGATGGATTTGATGGAGCAGAAGAACCCGGAAAATGTGCGCATCGTCCGGTATGAGGATATGGTTGAGAACCCAGCCGCCGCACTGAAGGTCGCAGCTGATCTTTGCGGACTTCCAATGCCGAAAGATCCTGTTCTGTCAGTTGGCGATGATCGGGGATGCGCCGAACCCTACAAAGACTTGATTGCTGCAGCTTGA
- a CDS encoding outer membrane protein has translation MNKKLMMCGVAPAALLLVASMSLANAADPVGEAPLAGTPFTGFYVGGHTGYGSSDYEGRWSSGSPIEGFDNRGMLFGLHAGHNWEIMQNVLLGVEGDISVAPWKGSYSEDGTYAVFGHLTGIASVRARLGYVLDETLIYATGGVAFASSNAGGGDTAQHNSKTELILGGVAGAGIEWLLTPALALRAEGLYYWFDQKQNMDEFSGYGGIQDAWVARVGASWYFDGSKPMDDMYSVAGDAFSGFYVGAHTGYGSAEYEGRAGPVTTEPTIRSFDNEGYLVGGHAGYNWKTASNFVLGLEGDITVAPWNGAISGTSTSSRFVAGHLSGIASLRARLGFQADQALIYATGGVAFASSQGSGGYTVQFNRKSEIITGAVAGAGIEWMVSDNVALRAEGLYYWFDQEQSGNGGTGFGGIQDTWIARVGASYYFNPASGDDAEPIVADFSGFYVGGGVGYGSANYAGDADPSSSANYSASPNFAGYMISAHAGYNWQVADMVIAGVEADAGLNPWVGASIVPENDTHFISGQLSGIASLRGRLGIQMDRSLIYATGGVAFASSTANGGYTVQLNRKAEIIVGPVAGAGLEWMATEKLSLRAEGMYYWFDQEQSGNGDSGYGGIQNTWLARVGASWHFN, from the coding sequence ATGAACAAGAAACTGATGATGTGTGGTGTGGCACCAGCAGCATTGCTGCTCGTTGCTTCGATGAGCTTGGCCAATGCGGCTGATCCGGTTGGTGAGGCGCCGCTGGCGGGCACCCCCTTTACCGGCTTTTATGTTGGTGGCCATACTGGCTATGGCAGTTCTGACTACGAGGGTAGATGGAGCTCGGGGTCGCCCATTGAGGGTTTTGACAATCGCGGAATGTTGTTTGGATTGCACGCCGGGCACAATTGGGAAATCATGCAGAATGTGCTTCTGGGTGTCGAAGGCGATATCTCAGTTGCGCCTTGGAAAGGGTCCTACTCCGAGGACGGCACATATGCTGTGTTCGGGCACTTAACCGGGATTGCATCGGTTCGTGCCAGACTTGGTTATGTGCTCGACGAAACTCTGATCTATGCGACTGGTGGTGTGGCGTTTGCGAGTTCCAATGCCGGTGGCGGTGACACTGCGCAGCACAACAGCAAAACCGAGTTGATTTTGGGTGGTGTTGCGGGTGCCGGTATCGAGTGGTTGCTGACTCCTGCTTTGGCGTTGCGAGCTGAGGGCTTGTATTACTGGTTTGATCAAAAGCAGAATATGGATGAATTTTCCGGGTATGGTGGCATTCAGGATGCCTGGGTTGCCCGGGTTGGTGCCAGTTGGTACTTTGATGGCTCCAAGCCGATGGACGACATGTATTCTGTCGCCGGTGATGCCTTTTCTGGATTCTATGTGGGTGCCCACACCGGCTATGGCAGTGCTGAATATGAGGGCAGGGCGGGGCCGGTCACTACTGAACCAACCATCCGCTCGTTCGACAATGAAGGTTATCTGGTTGGTGGACATGCTGGTTATAACTGGAAAACAGCTTCAAATTTTGTGCTGGGCCTTGAGGGTGATATCACAGTTGCACCATGGAATGGGGCTATTAGTGGTACGTCTACAAGTTCACGATTTGTAGCGGGCCATTTAAGTGGCATAGCATCATTGCGGGCACGACTTGGTTTCCAGGCAGACCAGGCGTTGATCTATGCGACCGGTGGTGTGGCGTTTGCAAGTTCACAGGGCTCGGGCGGTTATACGGTTCAGTTTAACAGAAAATCCGAGATTATTACAGGTGCTGTGGCTGGTGCGGGTATTGAGTGGATGGTCTCAGACAATGTCGCACTTCGGGCAGAGGGGCTTTATTATTGGTTTGATCAAGAGCAAAGTGGCAATGGTGGCACAGGCTTCGGTGGAATTCAGGATACCTGGATAGCCCGCGTTGGGGCAAGTTACTACTTCAACCCAGCTTCTGGGGATGATGCTGAGCCAATTGTAGCTGATTTCAGTGGTTTTTATGTAGGTGGCGGTGTTGGCTACGGCTCTGCCAATTATGCGGGCGATGCTGATCCATCTTCTTCGGCCAACTACTCTGCATCGCCGAATTTTGCCGGATATATGATTAGTGCTCATGCTGGCTATAACTGGCAAGTTGCTGATATGGTAATTGCTGGTGTCGAAGCGGACGCTGGCCTGAACCCTTGGGTGGGGGCTTCTATTGTTCCCGAGAATGATACGCACTTTATATCTGGGCAGCTTTCTGGGATTGCATCTTTGCGTGGTCGGTTGGGTATCCAGATGGATCGCAGCCTGATTTATGCAACCGGTGGCGTCGCGTTTGCCAGTTCAACCGCCAATGGCGGTTATACCGTGCAACTCAATCGGAAAGCCGAGATTATTGTCGGACCAGTTGCTGGTGCTGGTCTTGAATGGATGGCAACAGAAAAACTCAGCCTGCGCGCTGAAGGAATGTATTACTGGTTTGATCAGGAACAGAGCGGCAATGGCGATTCGGGCTATGGCGGTATTCAGAACACATGGCTGGCGCGTGTTGGCGCAAGTTGGCATTTCAACTAA